A single Nostoc sp. GT001 DNA region contains:
- a CDS encoding transposase, whose product MYGCQQVLIHVDKNLKAILEFICSEANKLSNCAVYYARQIWFKGKRYITKFELDSEMKSNRHFQTLYSQAAQQLCRSVYESFASFKQLNALYNRGKLADKPRPPKYRKNGFNLVSYPKQALKLNDGQIRIPLGSQVKAWFKLDSFSLPMPSNLRFDDIKEVRILPRNRCFYAEFVYKTTTVKPDVDKSNVLGIDHGLNNWLTCLSNVGTSFIVDGKHIKSLNRWYNKQVATIKENKPQGFWSNKLATITEKRNRQIRDAINQVGRIVINHCLDNRIGRVIFGWGQGIKQEINLGKKRNQQFVQIPTARLKGRIEQLCQQYSIEFVETEEANTSTASFVDADTLPKHGEKPDSWKSSGRRIKRGLFRTAMNWYINADCNGAANIIRKVSTTLGLDLSGVSRGALTHPTRICIWVTAKKKPSDVVLTRRVASF is encoded by the coding sequence TTGTACGGTTGTCAACAAGTTTTGATTCATGTGGATAAAAACTTAAAAGCGATTTTAGAATTTATCTGTTCTGAAGCAAACAAACTATCAAATTGTGCCGTCTACTATGCTCGTCAAATATGGTTTAAGGGCAAACGCTATATAACCAAGTTTGAGCTAGATAGCGAAATGAAATCAAATCGTCATTTCCAAACACTCTACTCTCAGGCAGCACAACAATTGTGTCGTTCTGTGTATGAGTCCTTTGCATCATTTAAACAGCTTAACGCTTTGTACAATCGTGGTAAGTTAGCGGATAAACCTAGACCACCAAAGTACAGAAAGAATGGTTTTAATCTAGTTAGTTATCCAAAACAAGCACTAAAGCTAAATGATGGACAGATTAGAATACCTCTCGGATCTCAAGTAAAAGCTTGGTTTAAGCTAGATTCTTTCTCTCTACCAATGCCGTCAAATTTAAGATTTGATGATATTAAAGAGGTAAGAATTCTACCTAGAAACCGTTGTTTTTATGCGGAGTTTGTTTACAAAACTACTACGGTAAAACCAGATGTGGATAAAAGCAATGTACTGGGTATTGACCACGGACTAAACAACTGGTTAACCTGCCTTTCTAACGTAGGTACAAGTTTCATTGTTGATGGCAAACACATTAAAAGCTTAAATCGTTGGTATAACAAACAAGTAGCGACGATTAAAGAAAATAAACCTCAAGGGTTTTGGTCTAATAAACTTGCCACCATCACCGAGAAACGTAACCGCCAAATCAGAGATGCTATCAATCAAGTGGGAAGAATTGTTATTAACCACTGTCTAGATAATCGCATTGGTAGAGTTATTTTTGGATGGGGGCAAGGTATCAAACAAGAGATTAATTTAGGAAAGAAACGCAATCAACAATTTGTTCAAATCCCAACTGCTAGACTCAAAGGGCGAATTGAGCAACTATGCCAACAGTACAGCATTGAGTTTGTAGAAACAGAAGAAGCAAACACCTCTACTGCATCGTTTGTAGATGCTGATACACTCCCAAAACACGGTGAAAAACCCGATAGCTGGAAATCTTCTGGTCGCAGAATAAAGCGTGGACTGTTTAGAACAGCAATGAACTGGTACATCAATGCAGATTGCAATGGTGCTGCCAACATCATCCGCAAAGTAAGCACAACACTTGGACTTGATTTAAGTGGAGTGTCTAGGGGTGCTTTGACTCACCCCACCCGGATCTGTATCTGGGTGACAGCTAAAAAGAAGCCGAGCGACGTGGTTTTAACCCGTCGCGTAGCATCCTTTTAG
- a CDS encoding RNA-guided endonuclease TnpB family protein: MRGSSQWFLSMLVQIPQELPKEKSISQIKSVVGIDVGVNKLVALSDGSFVENIRVTTNIKTSRRLTMRQRAISRKRQGSQNKNKAYARIARKQHKLAQHRDGYNWQAASKIVKTADAVGREDLNIKNMVKRAKPKRDGKGGYKRNGASRKSGLNKAILDCAWGDLFAKIAWLAAKSGKPVILVNPKHSSQECPQCRHTDKSNRSGEKFLCTNCGYTQHADTKASRTIAKRVGLVFPKNIKKTLPGDSRKVMPVKISLPMGGESRNHAYESLNIQLSLFDLTQYTVADSRISKRYGKNF, encoded by the coding sequence ATTCGGGGGAGTAGTCAATGGTTCTTATCGATGTTAGTTCAAATACCCCAAGAACTACCGAAAGAAAAGTCAATATCTCAAATCAAATCAGTAGTCGGGATTGATGTTGGTGTGAATAAGCTTGTAGCTTTATCAGATGGTAGTTTTGTCGAAAATATTAGAGTTACAACTAACATCAAAACATCTAGACGTTTAACTATGCGTCAACGTGCCATAAGCCGCAAGCGCCAGGGTTCTCAAAACAAAAACAAGGCATACGCTAGAATTGCCAGAAAACAACATAAATTAGCACAACATCGAGACGGCTACAATTGGCAAGCAGCCAGTAAGATTGTCAAAACTGCTGATGCTGTTGGACGTGAAGACCTAAACATCAAGAACATGGTTAAGCGTGCCAAACCAAAACGTGATGGCAAAGGTGGATATAAGAGAAATGGTGCTAGTCGCAAGAGTGGTTTAAACAAGGCTATCCTTGATTGTGCTTGGGGTGATTTATTCGCCAAAATTGCTTGGTTAGCTGCTAAATCTGGTAAACCAGTTATTCTAGTTAATCCCAAGCATAGCAGTCAGGAATGTCCACAGTGCAGACATACTGACAAGAGTAATCGCAGTGGAGAAAAATTTCTCTGTACTAACTGTGGATACACACAACACGCTGACACAAAAGCTTCTCGAACAATTGCAAAACGTGTGGGATTAGTCTTCCCTAAAAACATTAAAAAGACTCTACCGGGGGACTCTCGGAAAGTTATGCCTGTGAAGATATCGCTACCGATGGGTGGGGAGTCCAGGAACCATGCCTATGAGTCATTGAATATTCAGTTAAGTTTATTCGATTTAACCCAATATACAGTGGCTGACAGTCGGATATCTAAGAGATACGGCAAAAACTTTTAG
- a CDS encoding DUF5674 family protein, which yields MILLLRERATPEQLELMLRSHKFYIRTAVDIERRVLVGGGGLHADCEEKLLDDGSRQQDIWAASFMPISGKIIYESMVNLRPRQNRSMELLDPKIRERVAQLINEFLGNL from the coding sequence ATGATTTTGCTGTTACGCGAACGCGCTACCCCGGAGCAACTTGAACTTATGCTGCGTTCTCACAAGTTTTACATTAGAACCGCAGTTGATATCGAACGTCGGGTGCTGGTTGGTGGTGGTGGTCTACACGCTGATTGTGAAGAAAAGTTGCTAGATGACGGCAGTAGACAACAAGATATTTGGGCTGCCAGTTTTATGCCGATAAGTGGAAAAATCATTTATGAGTCGATGGTTAATCTTCGTCCCCGGCAAAATAGATCAATGGAACTTTTAGACCCTAAAATTAGAGAAAGGGTAGCTCAACTGATTAACGAGTTCCTAGGAAATTTATGA
- a CDS encoding AIPR family protein: protein MPKTWNIKIDNYFQANPNCIIATAHVDSFPIDLPLEPNIREPNRKSATYRQVFDSLTTEPDKFFSRHSGIVLSANKVKPIKNKTELELEVLEANEGGSDGIINGGHTVLGFEQAKNYNYNLSQARVKVTIHIGLTEESAKDIALASNTTTPVDSRSKVNARGDYKFIKQYLAQLEQKEDRKFRIAYYQNQSGAPRNAQCNVTHLLKLLYCLDRNKYNPDGNKRTKHPVGMSLPSNITDAERERLTALLPLLTHALWIEQRLYEIIQDYISNPRRKGANDLASIDIRKTTLLPDSKYSFGFGAPTDLALPIIASYRVFLDKDYKWILPFNEFAEDFLQHLWNNYFRKYLVSEKTAGNTVGTKISRNQEIWESLYISAQSYLNQHLVKMVNSSKEEEPKATQGRKGGVQAAKK from the coding sequence ATGCCCAAGACTTGGAATATAAAGATAGATAACTATTTTCAAGCCAACCCCAATTGCATCATCGCCACCGCCCATGTAGACTCATTCCCTATAGACCTGCCGCTAGAACCCAACATCAGGGAACCAAACCGCAAAAGCGCGACTTACAGACAAGTCTTCGACTCACTGACAACCGAACCCGATAAATTCTTCTCTCGCCACAGTGGAATCGTTCTGTCAGCCAATAAAGTTAAGCCTATCAAGAACAAAACTGAACTGGAGCTAGAAGTCTTAGAAGCTAACGAGGGGGGCAGCGATGGCATTATCAACGGTGGCCATACAGTATTAGGGTTTGAGCAAGCGAAAAATTATAACTACAATTTAAGTCAAGCCAGAGTAAAAGTTACCATCCACATTGGACTGACTGAAGAATCAGCCAAAGATATAGCCCTGGCCTCCAACACCACAACGCCAGTAGATTCTCGCTCCAAAGTCAACGCCAGGGGTGATTACAAATTCATCAAGCAGTATTTAGCCCAGTTAGAACAGAAAGAAGATAGGAAATTCCGCATCGCTTATTATCAAAACCAAAGCGGCGCTCCCAGAAATGCCCAGTGTAATGTCACCCACTTGCTGAAGCTCCTTTACTGCCTTGACAGAAATAAATACAACCCCGACGGCAATAAACGAACCAAGCACCCAGTAGGGATGAGTCTTCCAAGTAACATCACAGACGCAGAAAGGGAAAGATTAACCGCCTTGCTGCCTCTCTTGACTCATGCTCTGTGGATAGAGCAAAGACTCTACGAAATAATCCAAGACTATATCAGCAACCCCAGAAGAAAGGGTGCTAACGACCTAGCATCAATTGATATACGTAAAACTACATTGTTGCCGGACAGTAAGTACTCTTTTGGGTTTGGTGCGCCAACTGACTTGGCACTACCAATAATCGCATCATATCGGGTATTTTTGGACAAGGACTATAAATGGATTCTGCCGTTTAACGAATTCGCCGAAGATTTTCTGCAACATCTGTGGAATAACTATTTCCGCAAATACTTGGTGTCGGAGAAAACAGCAGGGAATACAGTCGGTACAAAAATCAGTCGGAACCAGGAGATTTGGGAAAGTCTTTACATATCAGCGCAAAGTTATCTAAATCAGCACTTGGTTAAAATGGTTAACTCTAGTAAGGAAGAAGAACCGAAGGCGACACAAGGTAGAAAAGGGGGTGTGCAAGCAGCTAAGAAATGA
- a CDS encoding MASE1 domain-containing protein yields MQQTTIKQQFLPKLDRSFIIAALTIPIVHLGLGYIGLSMTFVGGASAFWPSFGVFLAGMLLVGYRVWPIIFLSDFIVSYIFFFKNNLLISTIIPAINLITPFVATFLIHKFIKRRHFLERSQDVFKFMLLTIPSPLISSILAALTLCISGIAPWSIFSNICRTWLTSDSTGILIVTPLVLAWLQKSPSPRSFHRRQIIELAFVLLSMMVIVRVAFSGGYPIEYMIIPPLIWTAFRFEARISTLAVLIVSAIAVFGTVKGFGSFAKQLSPNESLILLQSFICVIAITTFVISAVTSENQRSAIILRQTNDELERRVEERTAQLNEAKTVAEVANQAKSEFLANMSHELRTPLNGILGYTQILQRTETLSEKGYKGIEIIHQCGFHLLTLINDVLDLSKIEARKMELHPIDFHFPSFLEGVVEICRIKADQKVILFTYQPDSQLPVGIHADEKRLRQVLINLLGNAVKFTDKGGVTLKVNVINHSSRVSSQETQQITNYKIRFQVEDTGVGMTSMQLQKIFLPFEQAGDIKRQSEGTGLGLAISQKIVYLMGSTLEVESQIGQGSIFWFEVELPEAKQWAASSRVIQQGAITGYQGKKRSILVVDDKWENRSVILNLLEPIGFELIEASNGQEGIDRAVTSQPDLILTDLVMPVMNGFELIRYIKQSAQLKNVAIIASSASVFDSDQNRSLDVGADAFLSKPVVAETLLELLRSKLNLVWIYAPESEVFSKCNQTHIQSDSQNLSLPSIEILTNLYELAKDGNIDEILHEANNLKSNHPVYFDFAQQVIQLAENFQIRKLREALNQLIGQSK; encoded by the coding sequence ATGCAGCAAACTACGATAAAGCAGCAATTCCTACCCAAGCTGGATCGTTCATTTATAATAGCAGCACTGACCATTCCTATTGTTCACCTCGGACTTGGATACATAGGTTTATCCATGACATTTGTCGGTGGTGCATCAGCGTTTTGGCCTTCATTCGGTGTGTTTTTAGCAGGAATGTTATTGGTAGGCTATCGGGTCTGGCCTATCATATTTTTGAGTGATTTTATTGTTAGTTATATTTTCTTTTTTAAGAACAATCTTTTAATTAGTACTATCATTCCGGCTATCAACTTAATTACTCCTTTCGTAGCAACTTTTTTAATTCATAAGTTTATCAAGCGTCGCCATTTCTTAGAGCGATCGCAAGATGTTTTTAAATTTATGCTTCTGACTATACCCAGTCCCCTAATCAGTTCCATCTTGGCTGCACTAACGCTTTGTATTAGTGGTATTGCACCTTGGTCAATATTTAGTAACATTTGTCGAACTTGGCTGACATCAGACAGCACAGGTATTTTAATTGTTACACCTTTAGTGCTGGCATGGTTGCAAAAATCTCCATCGCCGAGAAGCTTCCATCGGCGACAAATTATCGAACTTGCATTCGTCTTATTGTCAATGATGGTGATTGTTCGGGTCGCTTTTTCGGGGGGATACCCGATTGAATACATGATCATTCCGCCGTTAATTTGGACGGCATTTCGATTTGAAGCGCGGATATCAACTCTAGCTGTACTTATTGTGTCAGCGATCGCGGTTTTTGGTACTGTTAAAGGCTTTGGTTCGTTTGCCAAACAACTCTCACCTAATGAATCGCTGATCTTGTTGCAATCATTCATTTGTGTAATTGCTATCACTACCTTTGTGATCTCTGCGGTAACTAGTGAAAACCAAAGATCAGCAATTATACTGCGGCAAACCAATGATGAACTAGAGCGACGAGTTGAAGAACGAACAGCCCAACTCAACGAAGCAAAAACTGTTGCCGAAGTTGCCAATCAAGCCAAAAGTGAATTTCTCGCCAACATGAGCCACGAATTACGAACTCCACTAAATGGCATCCTCGGTTATACTCAAATTCTCCAACGGACTGAAACCTTGTCGGAAAAAGGATACAAAGGAATTGAAATTATCCATCAATGCGGCTTTCATCTATTAACTTTAATTAATGACGTTTTGGATTTGTCTAAAATCGAAGCCCGCAAAATGGAGTTGCATCCCATCGATTTCCATTTTCCTTCGTTTCTGGAAGGAGTAGTCGAAATCTGTCGGATTAAAGCCGATCAAAAAGTTATTTTATTCACCTATCAGCCCGACTCTCAACTCCCAGTTGGTATCCACGCCGATGAGAAAAGACTGCGGCAAGTTCTGATTAATCTTTTGGGTAACGCAGTCAAGTTTACAGATAAAGGAGGGGTGACTTTAAAAGTAAACGTTATTAATCATTCGTCCAGGGTCAGTAGCCAAGAAACACAACAAATAACTAATTATAAAATTCGTTTTCAAGTAGAAGATACAGGGGTTGGGATGACATCGATGCAATTGCAGAAAATCTTCCTTCCCTTTGAGCAAGCAGGAGACATCAAACGACAATCTGAAGGAACAGGTTTGGGATTAGCTATTAGTCAAAAAATTGTTTACCTCATGGGTAGTACTTTGGAAGTTGAAAGTCAAATTGGTCAAGGTAGTATTTTCTGGTTTGAAGTAGAGTTACCAGAAGCAAAACAATGGGCTGCAAGTTCCAGAGTAATACAACAAGGAGCTATTACAGGCTATCAAGGCAAAAAACGCAGCATTTTAGTAGTAGATGACAAGTGGGAAAACCGTTCGGTAATCCTTAATTTATTAGAACCAATTGGATTTGAGTTAATAGAAGCTAGTAATGGACAAGAGGGGATTGATCGGGCTGTTACATCTCAACCTGACTTGATCCTTACTGATTTAGTTATGCCTGTAATGAATGGCTTTGAGCTGATTCGGTACATCAAGCAATCTGCTCAGTTAAAAAACGTAGCAATAATTGCTTCTTCTGCAAGTGTGTTTGACAGCGATCAAAATCGTAGTTTAGATGTTGGGGCGGATGCTTTCTTATCTAAACCTGTTGTAGCTGAAACTTTGCTGGAATTACTGCGATCAAAATTAAATTTGGTATGGATTTATGCACCAGAATCGGAAGTTTTTTCAAAGTGCAATCAAACTCATATTCAGTCAGATTCTCAGAATCTATCTTTACCTTCAATTGAGATTTTGACTAACTTGTATGAGTTAGCAAAAGATGGCAATATTGATGAAATATTACATGAAGCCAATAACTTAAAGAGTAATCATCCTGTTTATTTTGATTTTGCTCAACAAGTAATCCAACTTGCGGAGAATTTCCAAATCAGGAAATTGCGAGAGGCATTAAATCAATTGATAGGCCAGTCCAAATAA
- a CDS encoding ATP-binding protein encodes MVFFDIVPQQSSQTFLWSIFNSITDPIFVKDRQHSWMFVNDALCQFMGYERAELIGKSDYDFFCKTEADVLWERDEQIFITGLNDEHEQLITDYQGETQIISTKKSLFSDEVGNSFLVGSIRFIGSKNTTETALLCQAVNKLEQEIHERQETEKRFRRHSIALQQLVQSEKLQHDDFQVAIQYVTEVASLGLDVERVSIWLYTEKGLGIQCIDLYERENNCHSHGLELSFCDFPRYFQALKEEQVIAVSDVHNDPRTWEFSATYTTPLGITSMLDARIWSKGQVIGVVCCEHLATQRQWTLEEESFIGSITDFVRLVIESDNRKIAEEALRQSEMQLRQQTQQLELALFELQRTQTQMLQSEKMSSLGQLVAGVAHEINNPVNFIYGNIAPAHDYIQDLLNLINLYQEYYPYPVPVIQSQIAAIDLDFLIADLLKLLSSMKIGAERIRQIVLSLRNFSRLDEAEYKAVDIHEGIDSTLLILENRLKTKPNCLGIEIVKEYGNLPLIECYAGQLNQVFMNILTNAIDALEERDEQHTQQQIRQFPSVIQIRTEIINHNQIAIKISDNGLGIPEKIKQRIFDPFFTTKPIGKGTGMGMSISYQIVTKNHYGTLECISSPYQGTTFVIIIPLKQ; translated from the coding sequence ATGGTATTTTTCGACATTGTTCCGCAACAATCTTCTCAGACTTTTCTGTGGAGTATTTTTAACAGCATTACAGATCCAATATTTGTCAAAGACAGACAACACAGTTGGATGTTTGTCAATGATGCCTTGTGCCAGTTCATGGGATATGAACGTGCAGAACTAATTGGTAAATCCGATTATGATTTCTTCTGCAAAACAGAAGCCGATGTTTTGTGGGAGAGAGATGAACAAATATTCATCACAGGCTTGAATGATGAACATGAACAATTAATTACAGATTACCAAGGTGAAACTCAGATAATTTCTACGAAAAAAAGCTTATTTTCTGATGAAGTTGGTAATTCATTTTTAGTGGGTTCAATTCGGTTTATTGGTTCAAAAAATACAACTGAAACCGCTTTACTGTGTCAGGCAGTAAATAAGTTGGAACAGGAAATTCATGAACGCCAAGAAACAGAGAAACGCTTTCGCAGACATAGCATTGCTTTACAGCAACTTGTGCAAAGTGAAAAACTACAACACGATGATTTTCAAGTTGCCATCCAATATGTAACGGAAGTGGCTAGTTTAGGTCTTGATGTCGAACGTGTAAGTATTTGGTTATACACAGAAAAAGGTCTAGGGATTCAATGTATTGACTTATATGAACGTGAGAATAATTGCCACAGTCATGGTTTAGAATTATCTTTCTGCGACTTCCCCAGGTATTTTCAAGCTTTAAAGGAAGAACAAGTAATTGCAGTTTCTGATGTTCATAATGATCCTCGTACTTGGGAGTTTTCTGCAACTTATACGACCCCACTGGGAATTACCTCAATGCTTGATGCCAGGATTTGGTCTAAAGGGCAGGTAATTGGTGTAGTTTGTTGTGAACATCTGGCAACTCAGCGTCAGTGGACACTAGAAGAAGAAAGTTTTATTGGTTCAATTACTGACTTCGTGCGACTGGTAATTGAATCAGACAATCGCAAAATTGCCGAAGAAGCACTGCGACAATCAGAAATGCAGCTCAGACAACAAACTCAACAACTAGAGTTAGCGCTCTTTGAATTACAACGCACTCAAACCCAAATGCTCCAAAGTGAAAAAATGTCTTCTTTGGGACAACTAGTAGCAGGTGTTGCTCACGAAATCAATAATCCAGTTAACTTCATCTATGGCAATATTGCACCTGCTCATGATTACATTCAAGACTTACTGAATTTGATTAACTTATATCAAGAATACTATCCTTATCCTGTTCCTGTTATTCAATCACAGATTGCAGCTATCGACCTAGATTTTTTGATTGCAGATTTACTGAAGCTTCTATCTTCCATGAAAATAGGAGCAGAGCGTATTCGGCAAATCGTCCTTTCTCTACGAAATTTTTCTCGTCTAGATGAAGCTGAATATAAAGCAGTTGATATTCATGAAGGAATCGATAGTACATTATTAATTTTAGAAAATCGCCTCAAAACAAAACCTAATTGTCTAGGAATTGAAATTGTTAAGGAATATGGAAATTTACCTCTAATTGAGTGTTATGCAGGTCAACTCAATCAAGTGTTCATGAATATTTTAACTAATGCTATTGATGCCTTAGAAGAACGAGATGAGCAACACACTCAACAGCAAATCAGACAATTTCCTAGCGTGATTCAGATTCGCACAGAAATAATTAATCACAATCAGATTGCGATTAAAATTTCCGACAATGGTCTGGGTATACCGGAAAAAATAAAACAACGTATTTTTGACCCCTTCTTTACTACAAAACCAATTGGTAAAGGTACAGGAATGGGTATGTCAATTAGTTATCAAATTGTGACTAAAAATCATTATGGAACCCTTGAATGTATTTCATCTCCATATCAGGGTACAACATTTGTCATTATCATCCCTTTAAAACAGTAG
- a CDS encoding ATP-binding protein: protein MKTCLSSSKFWALPLQLVLIVPFVVQVFGAVGLVGYLSFKNGEKVVEDLSKQLMKRTSSEVNHHLDAYLSIPHKVIQTNANAIRMGLLNVRDRKTVGKFFWYQMQAYDLTYISFNLPTGEGGGASRYDGKTVTIDENTTKTASLPKNSKTYLTDNDGNRTQLLSTATWDTLNEPNYTEPAKAGKPIWTRIYTYYDPAYPPYIAASAGSPVYDASKKLIAVVGVDIHLLKLSEFLRTLDISRSGQVFIVERDGMLVANSCAEQPFTVNKNEIKRLKAIDSPNPVVQGIARQLQQRIPNLRTITSTQELQVNFQGEDYSVHIAPWRDSYGLDWLVMTSIPHSAFMSQINANTQITVLLCFGALILATISGIFTGRWISHPVLRLKQASQAMASGDLDQRVIDGNIQELNVLAHSFNHMAGQLRQSFIALENSNAELEARVEERTVELKTAMSELQRTQAQVVQSEKMSSLGQLVAGIAHEINNPVNFIHGNITHLDEYTQNLLQIIYFCQERYSSHDPEIQALAQEIDLEFLKDDLQKMLSSMKIGTERIRNIVLSLRNFSRMDEAEFKTVDIHEGIESTLLILQYRLKNKSDHLSIEIIKEYGKLPLVECYACQLNQVLMNILTNAIDALENLSVINQPNNPQIVIRTLVLNSDWVAIEIADNGTGMSQEVQQRLFDPFFTTKPVGKGTGLGMSISYQIITQKHQGHLECISSPGAGAKFIIEIPIQQIKSVQAKIPEAHNIPVT, encoded by the coding sequence ATGAAAACCTGTTTATCATCTAGCAAATTCTGGGCATTGCCATTGCAGCTTGTTCTCATTGTTCCCTTCGTGGTGCAAGTGTTTGGTGCAGTGGGTTTGGTGGGATACTTGTCGTTTAAAAATGGTGAGAAGGTAGTTGAGGATCTGTCAAAGCAGTTGATGAAGCGAACAAGTAGTGAGGTAAATCATCACTTAGATGCTTACTTGTCAATTCCGCATAAAGTGATCCAGACCAATGCTAACGCAATTCGCATGGGATTACTGAATGTGCGGGATCGCAAAACTGTTGGCAAATTCTTCTGGTACCAAATGCAAGCCTATGATTTGACCTACATCAGCTTTAATCTACCAACTGGGGAAGGAGGTGGAGCTAGTCGCTATGATGGGAAAACGGTTACTATCGACGAAAACACCACCAAAACAGCTAGCTTGCCGAAAAATTCCAAAACTTATTTGACAGACAACGACGGTAATCGTACTCAACTGTTGTCTACCGCTACCTGGGATACCCTCAATGAACCTAATTACACAGAACCCGCCAAAGCTGGGAAACCCATCTGGACGCGGATCTACACCTACTACGATCCTGCTTACCCTCCCTATATTGCAGCATCGGCAGGTAGCCCAGTTTATGATGCCAGTAAAAAGCTGATTGCCGTGGTGGGGGTTGATATTCATCTATTGAAACTGAGCGAATTTTTGCGGACATTAGATATCAGTCGCTCTGGGCAAGTATTTATTGTAGAGCGTGATGGGATGTTAGTTGCTAATTCTTGTGCAGAGCAACCTTTTACTGTCAACAAAAACGAAATTAAACGTCTTAAAGCAATAGATAGTCCTAATCCAGTTGTGCAGGGAATTGCTCGACAGCTTCAGCAAAGAATTCCTAATCTTCGGACAATCACTAGTACCCAAGAACTGCAAGTTAATTTTCAAGGAGAAGATTATTCTGTGCATATTGCGCCTTGGCGCGACTCTTATGGCTTGGACTGGCTAGTTATGACCAGCATCCCGCACAGTGCCTTTATGTCCCAAATCAATGCTAATACCCAGATTACTGTTTTACTTTGTTTTGGGGCGCTGATATTGGCAACCATAAGTGGTATTTTTACCGGACGCTGGATTTCACATCCTGTCCTGCGTCTGAAGCAGGCAAGCCAGGCAATGGCATCTGGCGACTTAGACCAGAGAGTTATAGATGGCAACATTCAAGAACTTAACGTCCTTGCCCATTCGTTTAACCACATGGCAGGGCAACTGCGCCAATCCTTTATTGCTTTAGAAAATAGTAATGCCGAACTAGAAGCGCGAGTCGAAGAACGAACTGTTGAACTCAAAACAGCCATGAGTGAATTGCAGCGTACCCAAGCACAAGTAGTTCAAAGTGAAAAAATGTCTAGTCTGGGCCAATTAGTAGCAGGTATTGCCCATGAAATCAATAACCCAGTCAACTTTATTCACGGCAATATTACTCACTTGGATGAATATACTCAAAACTTGTTGCAGATAATCTATTTTTGCCAAGAACGCTATTCTAGCCATGACCCAGAAATTCAAGCATTAGCCCAGGAAATTGATCTGGAATTCCTCAAAGATGATTTACAGAAGATGCTGTCTTCAATGAAAATCGGGACTGAGAGGATTCGTAATATTGTGCTGTCTCTGCGGAATTTTTCGCGTATGGATGAAGCGGAATTTAAGACAGTTGATATTCATGAAGGTATCGAAAGTACGCTATTAATTCTGCAATACCGCCTCAAAAATAAATCCGACCATCTATCAATTGAAATTATTAAAGAGTACGGTAAACTGCCTTTAGTAGAATGTTATGCGTGTCAACTTAACCAGGTGTTGATGAACATCCTCACTAATGCGATCGATGCTTTAGAAAATTTGTCTGTTATTAATCAGCCAAACAACCCACAAATCGTTATACGCACTCTTGTACTCAACTCAGATTGGGTTGCGATTGAGATTGCCGACAATGGGACTGGAATGTCGCAAGAAGTTCAACAGCGTCTATTTGACCCCTTTTTTACGACTAAACCAGTAGGTAAGGGAACTGGTTTAGGAATGTCAATTAGCTATCAAATTATTACACAAAAACATCAGGGACATTTAGAATGTATTTCATCTCCAGGAGCAGGAGCTAAATTTATAATCGAGATTCCCATTCAACAAATTAAATCTGTACAAGCAAAGATACCAGAAGCTCACAATATCCCAGTTACATAA